A section of the Rossellomorea marisflavi genome encodes:
- the ablB gene encoding putative beta-lysine N-acetyltransferase codes for MQTYETITLTHGKASIYKDLPNRRLRIDEINGSVDQVVRHVEEECRAGAYEKIIVKAKKVQCDSLTEQGYVREGRLSAYFNGSEAIWMSKFLTDERRNSLYWKKEDDILQAIMKKKGGAVSPEPEIKVCGESHAEQLADLYRAVFEVYPVPLHDPSYIRHSMENGTIFVCIEENGTIISAASAEINFTLCNAELTDCATSPSHRKGGHMKHLLLRLERELVDRKVFCSYTIARSLSPGMNAAFWQLGYRYMGRLANNCIIFDKMEDMNIWEKDLSRDGVQV; via the coding sequence ATGCAAACATATGAAACCATCACCCTGACACATGGAAAGGCATCCATTTATAAAGATCTCCCGAATCGCCGCCTGCGGATCGATGAAATCAACGGCAGTGTCGATCAGGTCGTCCGGCATGTGGAGGAGGAGTGCCGAGCGGGTGCGTATGAAAAAATCATTGTTAAAGCGAAGAAGGTTCAGTGTGATTCCTTGACGGAACAGGGGTACGTGAGGGAAGGAAGGCTGTCTGCTTATTTCAACGGAAGTGAAGCCATCTGGATGAGTAAATTCCTGACGGATGAAAGGCGTAACAGTTTGTACTGGAAAAAGGAAGATGACATTCTCCAGGCGATCATGAAAAAGAAAGGGGGGGCGGTATCACCGGAACCGGAGATCAAGGTTTGCGGGGAGAGCCACGCAGAACAGCTTGCTGACTTATACCGTGCCGTATTCGAGGTGTATCCAGTTCCTCTCCATGATCCTTCCTATATCCGGCACTCGATGGAAAATGGGACAATCTTTGTGTGCATCGAAGAAAACGGGACGATCATCAGTGCAGCTTCCGCGGAAATAAACTTTACACTCTGCAATGCAGAGTTGACGGACTGCGCCACCAGCCCCTCGCACAGAAAGGGCGGACACATGAAGCATCTTCTGCTCCGCCTTGAACGAGAGCTCGTGGATAGAAAGGTTTTCTGCTCCTATACGATTGCCAGGTCTCTTTCACCGGGTATGAATGCGGCATTTTGGCAGCTCGGCTATCGGTATATGGGGCGACTGGCGAATAACTGCATCATCTTCGATAAAATGGAAGATATGAACATTTGGGAAAAAGACCTGAGCCGGGATGGCGTTCAGGTTTAA
- a CDS encoding peptidase: MKKHLIAQAIAERRKETIAFLQRLVQEDSIRGNEAGAQAVIIEKCRKLGMDLDIWEIDRTEVGSHPYFRCDREQFTGNPNVVGVLKGTGGGKSLILNGHIDVVPAGDRKDWSDDPYSGKVKNGRLYGRGSTDMKGGTASLLLAIEAVQSLAVPLKGSVIFQSVIEEESGGAGTLAALQRGYVADGAIIPEPTNMKIFPKQQGSMWFRLKVKGKSAHGGTRYEGVSAIDNAVTVIQRLHELERDRNDRVDDPLYENIPIPLPINIGKISSGEWPSSVPDVAIIEGRIGVGPWEDMESVEEEMIEALGDLKKIDGWFDQYPVEIEWFGGRWQPGSIEPGHSLIKTLSEEFQKVCAAQPIIEASPWGTDGGILSKGAGIPVAVFGPGTTELAHDADESIELEHLFKSAEILAGFIVEWCNQPV, from the coding sequence GTGAAGAAACATCTGATTGCACAGGCAATAGCGGAACGAAGGAAAGAAACCATTGCGTTTCTTCAGCGCCTGGTCCAGGAGGACAGCATTAGAGGAAATGAAGCGGGAGCACAGGCAGTGATCATTGAAAAATGCCGGAAGCTCGGAATGGACCTTGATATTTGGGAGATTGATCGAACCGAAGTGGGATCCCATCCCTACTTTCGATGCGACCGTGAACAGTTTACTGGCAACCCCAATGTCGTAGGGGTCCTGAAGGGGACTGGGGGAGGCAAAAGCCTGATATTAAATGGTCATATCGACGTCGTCCCCGCTGGAGACAGAAAGGATTGGAGTGACGATCCCTATAGCGGAAAGGTGAAGAATGGCCGCTTATATGGCCGTGGATCCACCGACATGAAAGGGGGTACCGCTTCCCTTCTACTGGCCATTGAAGCGGTCCAAAGTCTCGCGGTTCCATTGAAGGGATCGGTGATCTTTCAGAGTGTCATCGAAGAAGAAAGCGGTGGTGCTGGGACACTTGCCGCCCTCCAGAGGGGGTATGTAGCCGATGGGGCCATCATCCCGGAACCAACGAATATGAAGATTTTTCCGAAACAGCAGGGGTCTATGTGGTTCAGACTGAAGGTGAAGGGGAAGTCCGCCCATGGCGGCACAAGGTATGAAGGGGTGAGCGCAATCGACAATGCGGTCACCGTCATCCAAAGACTTCATGAACTGGAAAGGGATCGTAACGACCGTGTAGACGACCCGCTATATGAAAACATCCCCATTCCACTACCTATTAATATCGGTAAGATTTCCAGCGGTGAATGGCCGTCAAGTGTTCCCGATGTAGCCATCATTGAAGGGAGGATCGGCGTCGGTCCATGGGAGGATATGGAATCGGTTGAGGAAGAAATGATCGAAGCCCTTGGAGATTTGAAGAAGATCGATGGGTGGTTCGATCAGTACCCCGTGGAAATTGAATGGTTCGGTGGCAGGTGGCAGCCGGGAAGTATCGAACCCGGTCATTCATTGATCAAAACGCTCTCAGAGGAGTTCCAAAAAGTGTGCGCGGCCCAACCGATCATTGAAGCTTCCCCATGGGGGACCGACGGTGGAATCCTGTCCAAAGGGGCCGGGATACCGGTTGCTGTATTTGGACCCGGGACTACGGAACTCGCCCATGACGCCGATGAGTCCATCGAGCTTGAGCATCTATTCAAGTCGGCAGAGATCCTGGCGGGATTCATCGTTGAATGGTGCAACCAACCCGTATGA
- a CDS encoding 3-oxoacid CoA-transferase subunit B, whose protein sequence is MGVGNGLKERLARRAAQEVEENTVVNLGIGIPSLVPDFLPGGFPVLFQSENGIIGIGGVPGKGREDPTLCNAGGYPVTLVKGGAFTDSAVAFAMIRRGLIDLTILGSLQVSGKGDLANWIIPGKKVPGMGGATELAACARRVIVVMTHTDKFGGPKILRECTLPLTAKECVSMIITDQAVFRFENGEMVLKEIFKPFSIEDIRSSTEAEFSVDPHVLFVEG, encoded by the coding sequence ATGGGTGTGGGAAACGGTCTAAAAGAGCGCCTGGCAAGGAGGGCTGCTCAGGAAGTGGAAGAGAATACGGTTGTCAATCTTGGAATCGGGATCCCGAGTCTGGTTCCTGATTTTCTTCCGGGGGGATTTCCAGTCCTCTTTCAATCGGAGAACGGGATCATCGGAATCGGGGGAGTACCGGGTAAAGGAAGGGAAGATCCTACCCTCTGCAATGCCGGGGGCTACCCTGTCACACTGGTGAAGGGCGGGGCATTCACAGACAGTGCGGTGGCATTTGCCATGATCCGGAGGGGACTCATCGATTTGACAATCCTCGGCTCCTTGCAGGTGAGCGGGAAGGGAGACCTGGCGAATTGGATCATCCCGGGGAAGAAGGTCCCGGGAATGGGCGGAGCGACGGAGCTCGCGGCATGCGCCCGAAGGGTTATTGTCGTCATGACCCACACGGATAAGTTCGGAGGTCCCAAGATCCTGAGGGAATGTACGCTTCCGTTGACAGCCAAGGAATGCGTATCCATGATCATCACGGATCAGGCGGTATTCCGTTTTGAGAACGGAGAGATGGTACTGAAGGAAATCTTCAAGCCATTTTCTATCGAAGACATCCGCTCATCGACAGAAGCAGAGTTTTCCGTAGATCCGCATGTGTTGTTCGTGGAAGGTTAA
- a CDS encoding 3-oxoacid CoA-transferase subunit A, translating into MGAHKSKLCSIEEIKPVFRDGMHMMFGGFGGIGTPPTIVKHLLTWGVKDLTIIGNDTGFPHIGIGQLVAAQRVKKVIASHIGSNPIAGTMMSDGRLEVEFSPQGILAERIRAGGVGIQAIITSIGSDDPYLNQGKQTVLLNGENYLIETALTAEVGIVMAKAADTFGNLIFDKSARNTNPVVAMASDITIVEAEEIVPFGELDPEEIVTSGVFVDYIVPSEGVDWRWVWETV; encoded by the coding sequence ATGGGTGCTCACAAAAGCAAGCTATGTAGTATTGAAGAGATCAAACCCGTCTTCAGGGACGGAATGCACATGATGTTTGGGGGATTCGGGGGAATCGGGACCCCTCCGACCATTGTGAAGCATTTATTGACATGGGGAGTGAAGGACTTGACAATCATCGGTAACGATACGGGTTTTCCCCATATCGGCATCGGACAGCTGGTGGCCGCACAGCGTGTGAAGAAGGTGATTGCTTCCCATATCGGTTCGAACCCCATCGCGGGGACCATGATGAGTGATGGCCGGCTTGAAGTAGAGTTCTCTCCTCAGGGAATCCTGGCCGAACGCATCCGGGCAGGCGGGGTGGGGATTCAAGCGATCATCACTTCAATCGGTTCTGACGACCCCTACCTGAATCAAGGAAAGCAGACCGTTCTCCTCAATGGGGAGAATTATCTGATTGAAACGGCTCTGACGGCGGAAGTGGGGATTGTCATGGCAAAAGCGGCAGACACATTCGGTAACCTCATCTTTGACAAGAGTGCCAGGAACACGAACCCCGTTGTGGCCATGGCTTCTGATATCACTATTGTGGAGGCGGAGGAGATAGTTCCCTTTGGGGAATTGGATCCTGAAGAAATCGTGACGTCAGGAGTATTTGTGGACTACATTGTACCATCGGAAGGAGTTGATTGGAGATGGGTGTGGGAAACGGTCTAA
- a CDS encoding aspartate aminotransferase family protein yields MLRSHLIKPLIGEYYPTIDYGKGIYLYDDSGQEYIDACSGAVTANLGHGMEDILQSIVQQGNKVAFVYRSQFSNQPAEELAAFLYEKTGYAWSFFVNSGSEAVETAIKIAIQHWQEQGRSSKTRILSRWLSYHGITMGALSASGHPVRRERFDGHLGDWPTVEPPYCLRCPFGKEYSSCGLFCADQLDTMIRRIGADQIAAFVAEPVIGAAGGAIVPPKGYEKRIREICDHHDILYISDEVMTGCGRTGTFLTLEQSGVEADIVTIGKGLSAGYAPIAATLVSDRVMNPVLSGSKVVMSGHTFSGNPLSAAAALAVLKLIDKEDIISQVQSKGTYMRNLLEKLKGEFPFIEEVRGKGLLIGLEMVEGAGSSFTSLIVKKGIQNGILLYPAAAGIDGRSGSAIMIAPPLNSSKRDLEEICLRLKAALRDAAAEWKE; encoded by the coding sequence ATGCTTCGTTCACATTTGATCAAGCCGCTTATCGGTGAATATTATCCGACGATTGATTATGGAAAAGGGATCTATTTGTATGATGATAGTGGACAAGAATATATTGATGCGTGTTCAGGGGCCGTTACCGCCAATCTGGGTCACGGGATGGAGGACATCCTGCAGTCGATCGTGCAGCAGGGCAATAAGGTGGCATTTGTCTATCGCTCGCAGTTCAGCAATCAGCCGGCTGAGGAGCTGGCTGCATTCTTATATGAAAAGACGGGGTATGCCTGGAGTTTCTTTGTCAATAGCGGATCTGAAGCAGTAGAGACGGCAATCAAGATTGCGATTCAGCATTGGCAGGAGCAGGGTAGATCCTCGAAGACTCGTATTCTATCAAGATGGTTGAGCTATCACGGCATCACGATGGGTGCACTCTCTGCATCCGGTCACCCTGTCAGGCGTGAACGTTTTGATGGTCATCTGGGGGATTGGCCAACAGTGGAGCCTCCGTACTGCCTTCGTTGTCCATTTGGTAAAGAATATTCATCTTGTGGCTTATTCTGTGCAGACCAACTCGATACCATGATTCGCCGCATAGGAGCAGATCAAATTGCCGCCTTTGTTGCCGAGCCCGTCATCGGTGCTGCAGGAGGGGCAATTGTTCCTCCGAAGGGATACGAGAAAAGGATCCGGGAAATCTGTGATCACCACGACATTCTCTACATTTCCGATGAGGTCATGACCGGTTGCGGGAGGACGGGTACATTTTTGACGCTCGAACAGTCCGGGGTGGAAGCGGATATCGTGACAATCGGAAAGGGGTTGAGCGCTGGATACGCCCCCATTGCGGCTACACTCGTCTCTGACCGGGTCATGAATCCCGTTCTGAGCGGCTCGAAGGTCGTCATGAGTGGGCATACATTCAGCGGTAATCCCTTATCGGCCGCAGCAGCCCTTGCAGTACTGAAATTGATCGACAAAGAGGACATCATTTCACAAGTCCAATCAAAAGGAACGTATATGCGCAATCTCCTTGAAAAGCTCAAGGGAGAATTCCCCTTTATCGAGGAGGTCCGTGGGAAAGGGCTGCTCATCGGTCTAGAAATGGTGGAAGGAGCGGGAAGCTCATTCACTTCCCTGATTGTGAAGAAGGGGATCCAAAACGGGATCCTTTTGTATCCTGCTGCAGCGGGGATCGACGGAAGGAGTGGGTCTGCCATCATGATTGCCCCACCCCTGAACAGTTCAAAGCGGGACTTGGAGGAAATCTGTTTGCGGCTGAAAGCGGCTTTGAGGGATGCAGCGGCAGAATGGAAGGAGTAG
- a CDS encoding methyl-accepting chemotaxis protein, whose amino-acid sequence MKKKIKHREEKKDKEKKGKKNPYFRSIRGKVVLSFSVLAIIIWVLAYTSYLNTTKLEAEMDKLIESDMAIDATSKDLSRLLNEIEIGEQGYVITGASGFLAPYDNGKKQVNENLAELKKLLKENPDQMSKLEKIDKQYSFWIQFVDRVIDKRETAGFKEAAALVETGTGKKYIDGIRSYVDMITETQEKDLDKRMDSLNTLVMNSKIITGSLSMLAIILIVIFSIWLSRTILKNTRKISTSILEIADAGGDLTKRIHVKSRDELGGLAEDTNKLIAGISVLVRQVTEMAENVSASSQELLASAEETSHTISSIAETSSEIAAGSEDTTTRMSASLHKMNSLEEASRFLFQQAEQVKSTAIGMKKAAEKGGESVRESSAKMQGIEETMAHTTRTVEALGKRSSEISAIIATITDISEQTNLLALNAAIEAARAGEHGRGFAVVADEVRKLAEQSRDAAKGVTGIVHSIQEEVDLIIDQNAEGVKEVIAGVETTNMTNSALKDILKHTERTSSVVEEMVGHIHETLNLSQEVASSFAAVNEISESTAANTETTAAAAEEGSAAMEQVTASASELSKQAEALKGIISNFKI is encoded by the coding sequence GTGAAGAAAAAAATAAAACACCGGGAAGAAAAGAAAGATAAAGAGAAAAAGGGAAAGAAAAACCCTTACTTTCGATCAATACGTGGAAAAGTCGTCCTATCATTCAGCGTACTTGCCATCATCATATGGGTCCTTGCGTATACATCCTATCTGAATACCACCAAGCTTGAAGCCGAAATGGACAAATTGATCGAATCGGACATGGCCATAGACGCCACATCGAAGGATCTGTCGCGATTGCTCAATGAAATCGAGATCGGTGAACAAGGCTATGTGATCACAGGGGCGAGCGGTTTCCTTGCTCCATATGATAATGGAAAAAAACAAGTGAATGAGAATTTGGCAGAATTAAAGAAGCTCCTTAAAGAGAATCCTGATCAAATGAGCAAGCTCGAAAAAATCGACAAGCAGTACTCATTCTGGATCCAATTCGTCGACCGGGTCATTGATAAGAGGGAAACAGCCGGCTTCAAAGAAGCTGCAGCCCTTGTGGAAACCGGAACCGGTAAGAAATACATAGACGGGATCCGTTCTTATGTGGATATGATCACCGAGACACAGGAGAAAGATCTGGACAAGCGGATGGATTCCCTCAACACGCTTGTGATGAACTCCAAGATCATCACGGGGAGCCTATCCATGCTAGCCATCATCCTGATTGTGATCTTCAGCATATGGCTGTCGAGGACGATCCTGAAGAATACACGTAAAATCAGTACATCCATCCTCGAAATCGCCGATGCCGGCGGAGACTTGACGAAACGTATCCATGTCAAGAGCCGTGATGAGCTCGGTGGTCTCGCAGAGGATACGAATAAGCTGATTGCAGGCATATCCGTCCTTGTCCGCCAGGTGACTGAAATGGCGGAAAATGTATCAGCAAGTTCACAAGAACTGCTTGCTTCTGCAGAGGAAACCTCTCACACGATCTCATCCATTGCCGAAACATCAAGTGAAATCGCAGCAGGCAGCGAAGACACCACGACCCGCATGTCTGCTTCATTACATAAGATGAACAGCCTTGAAGAAGCTTCCCGCTTCCTTTTCCAGCAGGCGGAGCAAGTGAAATCCACCGCAATCGGGATGAAGAAAGCGGCAGAAAAAGGTGGAGAATCCGTACGTGAATCCTCTGCCAAGATGCAGGGAATCGAAGAAACAATGGCCCACACAACCCGGACAGTCGAGGCCCTTGGAAAGCGCTCATCTGAAATATCCGCCATCATTGCAACCATCACGGATATTTCAGAACAAACGAATCTTCTAGCACTGAATGCCGCCATTGAAGCCGCCCGTGCAGGGGAGCACGGGCGCGGATTCGCCGTGGTGGCCGATGAAGTGAGGAAACTTGCCGAACAATCAAGGGATGCAGCAAAAGGTGTGACGGGAATCGTCCACAGCATCCAGGAGGAAGTCGATCTTATCATCGATCAGAATGCCGAGGGTGTGAAAGAAGTCATTGCTGGAGTGGAAACAACCAATATGACCAACTCTGCACTCAAGGATATCCTCAAGCACACAGAGAGAACTTCTTCCGTAGTGGAAGAAATGGTGGGCCATATCCATGAAACGCTGAACCTCTCCCAGGAAGTAGCTTCATCATTTGCCGCCGTGAATGAAATCAGTGAGTCTACGGCTGCCAATACCGAAACAACAGCGGCCGCTGCTGAAGAAGGTTCTGCGGCGATGGAACAAGTGACGGCAAGCGCATCAGAGCTCTCAAAGCAGGCAGAAGCACTAAAAGGGATCATCTCGAACTTCAAGATTTAA
- a CDS encoding PTS sugar transporter subunit IIA encodes MFKKLFGKKEESPKTILVVAPLSGTIKSLEEVPDPVFSQKMMGDGIAILPDNGKVVSPVDGEIMQLFPTKHAVGIKASNGAELLIHIGLETVSMKGEGFEAHVSEGSKVQAGDPLITFDVSLVEEKAKSTITPIILTNGDDMGELVKKDGTKVEAGSGEILEISSK; translated from the coding sequence ATGTTTAAGAAATTATTCGGTAAAAAAGAAGAAAGCCCAAAAACAATCTTGGTCGTTGCTCCTTTATCGGGAACAATCAAATCATTGGAAGAAGTACCGGATCCAGTGTTCTCCCAGAAAATGATGGGGGACGGAATTGCAATCCTTCCCGATAACGGAAAAGTGGTTTCCCCGGTAGACGGAGAAATCATGCAGCTTTTCCCAACCAAGCACGCAGTCGGGATCAAAGCATCGAACGGTGCGGAATTACTCATCCATATCGGACTTGAAACAGTCTCCATGAAAGGAGAGGGGTTCGAGGCTCATGTGTCTGAAGGTTCCAAGGTGCAAGCGGGCGATCCTCTCATTACGTTTGACGTAAGCCTTGTAGAAGAAAAGGCCAAGAGCACCATCACTCCGATCATTTTGACAAACGGAGACGATATGGGAGAGCTTGTGAAAAAGGATGGAACCAAGGTAGAGGCAGGAAGCGGAGAAATCTTGGAGATTTCTTCAAAGTGA
- the msrB gene encoding peptide-methionine (R)-S-oxide reductase MsrB yields the protein MSKENLKNKLTAEQYEVTQNNGTEPPFRNEYWDQFSDGIYVDVVSGEALFSSRDKYDAGCGWPSFTKPIQKEDIVEKQDRSHFMVRTEVRSKEADSHLGHVFDDGPGPTKLRYCINSAALRFIPLDELEEEGYGEYKKLFD from the coding sequence ATGAGTAAAGAAAATCTCAAAAATAAACTTACAGCAGAACAATATGAAGTGACACAAAACAATGGAACCGAACCTCCTTTCAGGAATGAGTATTGGGACCAATTCTCAGATGGGATCTATGTGGATGTCGTGTCCGGTGAAGCCCTTTTCAGTTCACGGGATAAATACGACGCCGGCTGCGGATGGCCCAGCTTCACGAAGCCGATCCAAAAGGAAGATATCGTCGAAAAACAGGACAGAAGTCATTTCATGGTTCGGACAGAGGTCCGTTCCAAAGAAGCCGATTCTCATCTCGGGCATGTATTCGATGACGGTCCTGGTCCAACCAAGCTCCGTTATTGCATCAATTCGGCCGCCCTCAGATTCATCCCATTAGATGAACTTGAAGAAGAAGGCTACGGCGAATATAAAAAGCTTTTCGATTGA
- the msrA gene encoding peptide-methionine (S)-S-oxide reductase MsrA — translation MTGEKKKKKATFAGGCFWCMVKPFDEQPGIYGITSGYTGGHVKNPTYRQVCSETTGHYEAVEIEYDPDVFPYEKLLELYWQQIDPTDPGGQFHDRGQSYQTVIFYHDDSQKEAAEASKEELAASGRFSQPIATKILPASEFYRAEEYHQDYYKKNPTHYRQYSIGSGRAGFIQHHWRDEG, via the coding sequence ATGACGGGTGAAAAGAAGAAAAAAAAGGCGACCTTCGCCGGTGGATGTTTCTGGTGCATGGTCAAACCATTCGATGAACAGCCTGGTATTTATGGCATTACTTCAGGTTATACGGGAGGTCATGTCAAGAATCCGACTTACCGTCAGGTATGCTCTGAGACAACCGGGCACTATGAAGCAGTCGAAATCGAATATGATCCCGATGTATTCCCATATGAAAAATTGTTGGAGCTATACTGGCAGCAGATCGATCCGACAGATCCCGGAGGGCAGTTCCATGATCGGGGACAATCGTATCAGACCGTCATCTTTTACCATGATGACAGCCAAAAGGAGGCTGCGGAGGCTTCAAAAGAAGAACTTGCTGCATCCGGGCGATTCAGTCAGCCCATCGCAACCAAGATCCTCCCTGCATCCGAGTTCTACCGAGCAGAGGAATATCACCAGGATTACTATAAAAAGAATCCCACACACTATCGTCAATACAGCATAGGATCTGGCCGCGCCGGATTCATACAGCATCATTGGAGGGATGAAGGATGA
- the rsgA gene encoding ribosome small subunit-dependent GTPase A: MNQYKSIIFNTARQEYALHLADHLEVARVVTEQKGFYKVMTDTEEGLLCQVTGKMRFLSASREDLPAVGDWVAIRKDEAIIERVLPRKSKFSRKMAGNEAEEQIIAANIDTVFILSSLNDDLNLHRIERYVILCWESGANPVVILTKTDVCTDVAERVSEVEAALVGVPVLAISSLDRTGMEALYPYLTPGKTVALTGSSGVGKSTLTNELLQESLQKTKEVRDSDDKGRHTTTHRELFLLDSGAALIDTPGMREIQILQGSEGLSTQFNDVEELARSCRFNDCSHGSEPGCAIRIAIEEGALSEERYLHYEKLQREIAYMERRGNKRLESLERKKWKSMSKKRKN, from the coding sequence TTGAATCAGTATAAATCAATCATTTTTAATACCGCCAGGCAGGAATATGCCCTTCATCTGGCAGACCATTTGGAAGTGGCACGGGTTGTCACGGAACAAAAAGGGTTCTATAAAGTGATGACGGACACGGAAGAAGGGTTGCTCTGTCAGGTGACAGGAAAGATGAGGTTCCTATCAGCTTCCCGTGAAGACCTTCCGGCAGTCGGTGACTGGGTGGCCATCAGGAAGGATGAAGCCATCATCGAGCGTGTCCTTCCGAGGAAGAGCAAATTCTCACGGAAAATGGCAGGGAATGAAGCAGAAGAACAAATCATTGCCGCGAATATTGATACGGTTTTCATTTTGAGCTCGTTGAATGACGATCTTAATCTTCATCGAATCGAGCGGTACGTCATCCTATGCTGGGAGAGTGGTGCAAACCCCGTTGTGATCCTGACAAAGACCGACGTCTGTACCGATGTGGCTGAACGGGTCTCTGAAGTCGAGGCTGCGCTCGTCGGGGTGCCCGTCCTGGCCATCAGCTCCCTGGACCGTACAGGGATGGAGGCGCTGTATCCGTATCTTACCCCTGGTAAGACCGTCGCCTTGACGGGCTCTTCCGGCGTGGGGAAATCCACCCTTACAAATGAACTTCTTCAAGAAAGCCTTCAGAAAACGAAGGAAGTCCGGGACTCAGATGATAAAGGGAGGCACACCACGACCCACCGGGAGCTCTTCCTCCTTGATTCGGGAGCGGCCCTTATCGATACGCCCGGTATGAGGGAAATCCAGATCCTCCAAGGAAGCGAAGGTCTGTCCACACAGTTCAACGACGTGGAGGAGCTTGCACGCTCCTGCAGGTTCAATGACTGCTCGCACGGGAGTGAACCGGGCTGTGCCATCAGAATCGCTATCGAGGAAGGGGCATTAAGTGAGGAGCGATACCTTCACTACGAGAAGCTACAAAGGGAAATCGCCTACATGGAAAGGCGCGGGAATAAACGCCTCGAGTCCCTTGAGAGGAAAAAATGGAAGAGCATGAGCAAGAAACGGAAAAACTGA
- a CDS encoding DUF4397 domain-containing protein, translating to MSQEQYLNKAAMYDLLSCYYKYSNPNMHHHYYLKHLKYMRLALEAQRADLTTASQPSYVRVFHGVPDAGEVDVYVNGHRVLRKLAFKDVSDYLTLPGGKYHIDVYPTGTSTETIISKKVKVDPGKAYTLAAAGTTKKLQLLPYVDEPGVPAGETKVKFTHLSPDAPAVDIAVKGRDVIFPNVSFKQATEYLGLTPMTVDLEVRPAGSKDVVLAIPDVKFEANQAYTIIAAGFAGGEPALEAVLIKG from the coding sequence ATGAGCCAGGAACAGTATTTGAATAAAGCCGCGATGTATGATCTTTTATCCTGCTATTACAAATATTCCAATCCGAATATGCATCATCATTATTATCTGAAACACCTTAAATATATGAGGCTTGCCCTCGAGGCCCAGAGAGCCGATCTGACGACGGCTTCACAACCGAGCTATGTCCGGGTATTCCACGGGGTGCCGGATGCAGGTGAAGTTGATGTATACGTCAACGGACACCGTGTACTGAGGAAACTCGCATTCAAGGATGTCAGTGACTACCTCACCCTGCCGGGAGGCAAGTATCATATTGATGTGTATCCGACAGGTACCAGCACAGAAACGATCATCAGCAAAAAGGTCAAGGTCGACCCGGGCAAAGCATACACGTTGGCAGCAGCAGGAACGACGAAAAAGCTGCAGCTCCTTCCGTATGTGGATGAACCTGGAGTACCGGCGGGAGAAACGAAAGTGAAGTTTACTCACCTTTCACCGGATGCGCCTGCCGTCGACATCGCGGTCAAAGGAAGAGATGTCATCTTCCCGAATGTCTCCTTTAAGCAGGCAACGGAGTACTTGGGATTGACCCCCATGACCGTCGACCTCGAAGTCAGGCCGGCAGGATCCAAGGACGTTGTCCTGGCCATCCCTGACGTCAAGTTTGAGGCGAATCAGGCCTATACAATCATTGCAGCAGGCTTCGCAGGCGGAGAGCCTGCCCTGGAAGCTGTGCTCATCAAGGGATAA